The Cutaneotrichosporon cavernicola HIS019 DNA, chromosome: 3 region TGGCCGTAGGGTCCGGCGTACGCTGACGGTGCCGGCACTCGGGGCTGCGGTCCGTTGCTGGCCAACCGCATGTTGGAGAAGTCGTTGCTCAGCTCATTGCTGTTCGCGCTGTGTGTCGAGAACCTGCCGTCCGCTGGAGTGGGACTGTCCGAGTAGTCGTAGGAGAGCTGGCTCGGGTAGTCGACTGGGGCGTACGGCGGGTGCTCTCTCCCGCCACCAGACGGGCCGCGATTGTGGCCGTACGCTTGCTGGGGAATATGTGGCTGAGGCATGGGTTGGGTTGGAATGATGGGCGAGTTGGGAGTCGTTGCGGCCTGGTAGGATGGGGGAAGGAATGAGGGCATGGAAGCCGGGTCTCCAAAGTCGAGCTGCGGTAATTCTGGCAGTTCGAGTGGTTCGGCTGGAATCACTGTCAGCTTGAAAATGGACAgtggaaggaggagaagtgTGAAATAGAGGATGGAAAAGGGTCGTAAAGGATGTATTGACTAGTTCTGTTGGCTAGCGTGAATGAGGCTGAGAATGATTGGCACAATCACCCAAAGTGAATGTATAGTGTACCGCTGTGTTGTCACATCCCACATGTCGCACACAGATGCAAAACGAGGTGCAACCTAGTGGCCATTGGTGCTGGGGGATGACGGAGGGGAGGTCGGGCGCCAAAAGTGATTGCGAGAGAAGCATGATGCAAGGATCGCGTGAggcgcgagaagaagccGAGTTGTGTTGTTGCACTGTTGGAATGTCTAGCTCACCATAGTCACGACTCGACTCGCGTCGTTCATCTTGCCCGTCCCCATATTCTTCCACATTGGAGAGGGGTCCATTGCTGGAGCCTTTGTAGCCCATTGTCCGAGAGGGAAGGCCTGTGGACATGATGGCGACccgaggaaggcggggaCGCGGGGTGTGACTGGTTGTgcgggaggggggaagaggacaGAAGAAAAGGACCGACCCAACTAGTCGGGGCGCAAGGCGCTTGCGCAGGGGTGGATCGGACCCGCGCGCTATGCGATGCCGGCGTTGGTGTGTGGGGAAGCGATGGGACGCGAATTCGACGCGTTGGATGAATGTAATTGATTGAAGATGAATGAAACGTGTGTAAGTAAGTagatggaggaaggtgagtggGGGTTTAGATCAATGCAACAATGGGATCATCAAGTAGTATTATTGTAACCATATACAAGAATTCAAGTATGACAATATACAGTACGTACTCCTTTACCCGTAAACTCTGAAAGAACGAGTGGGGAATTCAATTGGGGGAATACCCATCTTCCGCCCAGTTTTCAGGGGCTGAGCTGAGAGGCGCGCTAGACAACGAGATTCTCAGAAGTGAAACTCAACACAGTCACTCACTCGAATCTCACGTGAGCCTCACGCGACAGTATAAACCACGGAATGTCACCCCACGTGATATTTCGCGGTTACGAACCGGTCTCCGCTCCGTCTCGACTCGAAAGATACAACGCGCTTGCTTATAACAACTGTCATTCTCCACAACACTCCATCTCGCTCACCCAACAACAAAACTGCCACAAACATGGCTCAGACTGTACGCTCCCAGACGTTCCCAACATCTCCCCAGTATCTGACATTCAGTCTCAGCCGCTTAAACCGtccctcgacgaggtcaaggactTGTTGAAGAGCgcgacctccaccccgACGACGCTTGTGCCTCCCGGTGCAGACGGTTTCCCGCGCGGTTCCGGCGCCGCAGCTTCGTCAACAGCaaaggtcgaggccaagcgtCCGAACCTCGTTCCCGTGTATATCGACAttgccgccgacctcctcacaCCCGTCGCTGCGTACCTCAAAGTCGCGAACGGGAGCGAGCACTCGTTCCTGCTTGAGAGTATCACTGGCGGTGAGAACCTGGCGAGGTATAGCTTTGTAGGCGCCGACCCATTCAAGACTGTACATACTGGGGAGGGgttcgaggtcgagggcgaccctctcgaggcgctcgagaaggagctcgagccgtACCGCTATTGCAAGCTCGACTCTGTCCCGACGTTCACCGGTGGCGCTGTAGGTTTCATCACCTACGACGCAATCCAGCACTTTGAACCCGTCACCAAGCCCGCGAAGCCACACCACAACCCTCTTCCTGGTATGCCTGAGGCGTTCTTCATGCTCGCTTCGACGATTGTCATCTTCGACCACATCTTCCAGTCGATCAAGATCGTGTCGCACGTCTACCTTCCGGAcggggaggacgagtccAAGCTTCCCGCGCTCTATGAGGAGGCTGGACAGCGCCTGATGGCCATCCgtgccaagctcctcaGCCCTGAGACGCCTCTGCCGAAGCAGGACCCCATCGTGCTCGGTAATGAAGCCGTCAGCAACGTCGGCAAGGCGGGGTACGAGGGCTTCGTgaccaagctcaaggagcacATTGTCAAGGGCGACATCATCCAGGCTGTCCCGTCCCAGCGACTTGCTCGCAAGACGGCTCTCCACCCCTTCAATGTGTACCGGCACCTGCGGCGTCTCAACCCTTCGCCGTACATGTTCTACTTGGACTGCAAGGATGTGCAACTCGTTGGTGCGTCCCCGGAAACTCTGTgcaaggtcgagggccGCAAGGTGTACAACCACGCGATCGCGGGGACGGTCAAGCGCGGCAAGAatgcggccgaggacgccaagctTGGTGCCGAGCTTCTTGCGAGTGAGAAggaccgcgccgagcacATTATGCTTGTCGACTTGGCGCGCAACGACGTCAACCGCGTGTGCAAGCCCGAGACggtcaacgtcgacgacctgaTGCGTCTTGAGAAGTTTAGCCACGTCATCCACATCACGTCGCAGATTAGCGGGCAGCTCCGCGACGACCAGAGCCGCTTTGACGCGTTCCGCTCCATCTTCCCGGCCGGTACCGTGTCAGGTGCGCccaaggtcaaggccaTCCAGCTtgtcggcggcctcgagcaggAGCGCCGTGGAGTGTACGCGGGGGCCGTTGGGCGGTTCGACTTTGACCGCAACGAGCTTGACACGTGCATTGCCATCCGCACCATGAcgttcaaggacggcaCCGTGTACCTCCAGGCTGGCGGCGGTATCGTCTTTGActcggtcgaggaggacgagtacaTTGAGACGAtcaacaagctcaagaGCAATGTGTCGGCCATCGAGGCGGCTGAAAGTGAGTCGAGCTGGCGGGAGTAGGGTTAGGACATCGCTGACAATGCAGAGGAGTACTACGCCATGCAGCAGGCGGGTTCCCAGTAGATTCCTGTAGATTTGTGCGTTTGCATGATGGGGCTGTTAAGTTTGTACCTGAGCGTTAGTTGAGATGTGGGATTGCCGTTTGAGTGGAATTACACACGCGCACTCTGAGCACATCCTCAAACACTGTTACTGCGCCTGGGCAGTGCAGCAGGCTGATCCAGAGAGCCGGAGATTGTCTGCGCTGCCACTGATGGGCAGGAACGTTGATAACTCTGGGAAGTTGGCAACCCAGAGTCAACATCTTCTTAGACCTTGGGCAAATCTGAGATGGGCGGCGTAGTGATAGTAACACCAGTTGCCACAGACTTTTTGTGAACTTTATCATTC contains the following coding sequences:
- the TRP2 gene encoding uncharacterized protein (Anthranilate synthase component I, N terminal region), with product MAQTSQPLKPSLDEVKDLLKSATSTPTTLVPPGADGFPRGSGAAASSTAKVEAKRPNLVPVYIDIAADLLTPVAAYLKVANGSEHSFLLESITGGENLARYSFVGADPFKTVHTGEGFEVEGDPLEALEKELEPYRYCKLDSVPTFTGGAVGFITYDAIQHFEPVTKPAKPHHNPLPGMPEAFFMLASTIVIFDHIFQSIKIVSHVYLPDGEDESKLPALYEEAGQRLMAIRAKLLSPETPLPKQDPIVLGNEAVSNVGKAGYEGFVTKLKEHIVKGDIIQAVPSQRLARKTALHPFNVYRHLRRLNPSPYMFYLDCKDVQLVGASPETLCKVEGRKVYNHAIAGTVKRGKNAAEDAKLGAELLASEKDRAEHIMLVDLARNDVNRVCKPETVNVDDLMRLEKFSHVIHITSQISGQLRDDQSRFDAFRSIFPAGTVSGAPKVKAIQLVGGLEQERRGVYAGAVGRFDFDRNELDTCIAIRTMTFKDGTVYLQAGGGIVFDSVEEDEYIETINKLKSNVSAIEAAEKEYYAMQQAGSQ